The Salmonella enterica subsp. houtenae serovar Houten genome has a segment encoding these proteins:
- a CDS encoding Protein of uncharacterised function (DUF3289) has product MFNSSMYLPYTLFEPVTRFNDDSAGDMQCGDMGEEELLALGLNDISEKVDPYRLIHYPFPHPGGIDGYFGSSTSGIKISHSECVDILFTEMKELAGMFSFYGEYRFLIEELIGHFRYGNGSLFYSQPLNSAFHKRINIKTHNSPLLIIKKCIEDKFKNHKREVYIPALLHKIQTKLLRSKLAKFNNLEDRINGLGICVHDIAAQKITLTNFQKYAIGWSATLHFFAQDHFGLDVADIKNKLYREFRFFRIWFFLQRHRDFAFKPFFTNFNTITRIGSY; this is encoded by the coding sequence ATGTTCAATTCATCAATGTATCTCCCTTATACCCTCTTTGAACCCGTCACACGCTTCAACGATGACTCTGCCGGTGACATGCAATGTGGCGACATGGGAGAAGAAGAGCTTCTGGCGCTCGGCCTGAATGACATATCAGAAAAAGTCGATCCTTATCGCCTTATTCATTACCCTTTTCCTCATCCCGGAGGGATAGATGGTTATTTTGGCTCATCCACCTCCGGAATAAAAATATCGCACAGTGAGTGTGTTGATATTTTATTTACGGAAATGAAAGAACTTGCAGGGATGTTTTCATTTTATGGTGAATATAGATTCTTGATTGAAGAGCTTATCGGGCATTTCAGATATGGAAATGGTAGCCTTTTTTACAGCCAGCCATTGAATTCCGCCTTTCATAAAAGAATAAATATAAAAACACATAACAGCCCTCTTTTAATAATTAAAAAATGTATTGAAGATAAATTTAAAAATCATAAAAGGGAAGTTTATATCCCTGCTTTACTACATAAAATTCAAACAAAATTACTTAGATCAAAACTCGCTAAATTTAATAATCTGGAAGACAGAATCAATGGACTGGGGATCTGCGTTCACGATATCGCTGCGCAAAAGATAACTCTCACGAATTTTCAAAAGTACGCCATAGGCTGGAGCGCTACATTACATTTCTTTGCGCAGGATCATTTTGGACTGGACGTTGCTGATATTAAGAATAAGCTTTATCGCGAATTTCGTTTTTTCCGCATATGGTTCTTTTTACAGCGGCACAGAGATTTTGCCTTTAAACCTTTTTTCACAAATTTTAACACTATCACCAGAATCGGCAGTTACTGA
- the rarD_2 gene encoding chloramphenicol-sensitive protein RarD, translating to MDAKQTRQGVLLALAAYFIWGIAPAYFKLIYYVPADEILTHRVIWSFFFMVALLSVSRQWRQVKRLLKTPKKIFLLALSAVLVGGNWLLFIWAVNNHHMLEASLGYFINPLVNILLGMIFLGERFRRMQWLAVILAVCGVLVQLWTFGSLPIIALGLAFSFAFYGLVRKKIAVEAQTGMLVETLWLLPVAAIYLFGIADSATSHMGQNALSLNLLLMAAGVVTTIPLLCFTGAATRLRLSTLGFFQYIGPTLMFLLAVTFYDEHPGADKMVTFGFIWVALAIFVMDALYTQRRTRKGL from the coding sequence ATGGACGCAAAACAAACACGGCAGGGCGTATTACTCGCTCTTGCCGCCTATTTTATTTGGGGGATCGCCCCCGCGTATTTCAAGCTGATCTATTACGTTCCCGCAGATGAGATCCTGACGCACCGCGTGATTTGGTCATTTTTCTTTATGGTGGCGCTGCTTAGCGTCAGCCGCCAGTGGCGACAGGTTAAGCGTCTACTGAAAACACCAAAGAAGATTTTCCTGCTGGCCCTGTCCGCCGTACTGGTCGGCGGTAACTGGCTATTATTCATTTGGGCGGTAAATAATCACCATATGCTGGAGGCCAGCCTGGGTTATTTCATTAATCCGCTGGTTAACATCTTGCTGGGGATGATTTTTCTTGGAGAACGCTTCCGTCGAATGCAGTGGCTGGCGGTGATTCTGGCGGTGTGCGGCGTGCTGGTGCAACTCTGGACCTTTGGCTCGCTGCCGATTATCGCGCTGGGGCTGGCGTTTAGTTTTGCGTTTTACGGCCTGGTGCGTAAGAAAATAGCCGTTGAAGCGCAGACCGGTATGCTGGTTGAAACGCTATGGCTATTGCCGGTCGCAGCGATTTATCTGTTTGGCATCGCCGATAGCGCCACCAGCCATATGGGGCAAAACGCACTCTCGCTGAACTTGCTGTTAATGGCGGCAGGTGTGGTCACTACGATTCCGCTGCTGTGCTTTACCGGGGCGGCTACGCGCCTGCGTCTTTCTACACTGGGCTTTTTCCAGTATATCGGCCCAACGCTGATGTTCCTGCTGGCAGTCACCTTTTATGATGAACATCCGGGCGCGGATAAGATGGTGACGTTCGGGTTTATCTGGGTAGCGCTGGCGATTTTCGTGATGGATGCGCTGTATACCCAGCGCAGAACGCGTAAAGGATTGTGA
- the uvrD_2 gene encoding DNA helicase II yields MDVSYLLDSLNDKQREAVAAPRSNMLVLAGAGSGKTRVLVHRIAWLLSVENNSPYSIMAVTFTNKAAAEMRHRIGQLMGTSQGGMWVGTFHGLAHRLLRAHHMDANLPQDFQILDSEDQMRLLKRLIKAMNLDEKQWPPRQAMWYINSQKDEGLRPHHIQSYGNPVEQTWQKVYQAYQEACDRAGLVDFAELLLRAHELWLNKPHILQHYRERFTNILVDEFQDTNNIQYAWVRLLAGDTGKVMIVGDDDQSIYGWRGAQVENIQRFLNDFPGAQTIRLEQNYRSTSNILSAANALIENNNGRLGKKLWTDGVDGEPISLYCAFNELDEARFVVNRIKTWQDNGGALAQCAILYRSNAQSRVLEEALLQASMPYRIYGGMRFFERQEIKDALSYLRLIANRNDDAAFERVVNTPTRGIGDRTLDVVRQTSRDRQLTLWQACRELLQEKALAGRAASALQRFMELIDALAQETADMPLHVQTDRVIKDSGLRTMYEQEKGEKGQTRIENLEELVTATRQFSYNDEDEDLMPLQAFLSHAALEAGEGQADTWQDAVQLMTLHSAKGLEFPQVFIVGMEEGMFPSQMSLDEGGRLEEERRLAYVGVTRAMQKLTLTYAETRRLYGKEVYHRPSRFIGELPEECVEEVRLRATVSRPVSHQRMGTPLAENDTGYKLGQRVRHAKFGEGTIVNLEGSGEHSRLQVAFQGQGIKWLVAAYAKLETV; encoded by the coding sequence ATGGACGTTTCTTACCTGCTCGACAGTCTTAATGATAAACAGCGCGAAGCGGTGGCCGCGCCACGTAGCAACATGCTGGTGCTGGCAGGCGCGGGAAGCGGGAAAACCCGTGTGTTGGTGCACCGCATCGCCTGGTTACTGAGCGTAGAAAACAACTCGCCGTATTCCATCATGGCAGTGACCTTTACCAACAAAGCGGCGGCGGAAATGCGCCATCGTATTGGCCAGTTGATGGGTACCAGCCAGGGTGGAATGTGGGTAGGGACGTTCCACGGTCTGGCGCACCGCTTGCTGCGCGCGCATCATATGGACGCTAATTTGCCGCAGGATTTCCAGATTCTCGACAGCGAAGATCAGATGCGTTTGCTTAAACGGCTGATTAAGGCGATGAATCTTGATGAGAAGCAGTGGCCGCCGCGTCAGGCGATGTGGTACATCAATAGCCAGAAAGACGAAGGGCTACGCCCGCACCATATCCAAAGCTACGGTAACCCGGTGGAGCAGACCTGGCAGAAGGTGTATCAGGCCTATCAGGAAGCGTGCGATCGCGCGGGTCTGGTGGATTTCGCCGAGCTACTGCTGCGCGCTCATGAACTATGGCTGAACAAGCCGCACATCCTGCAGCACTACCGCGAGCGGTTTACCAATATCCTGGTGGACGAATTCCAGGATACCAACAATATTCAGTACGCCTGGGTTCGTCTGCTGGCGGGCGATACCGGTAAGGTGATGATTGTCGGCGACGATGACCAGTCGATCTACGGCTGGCGCGGAGCGCAGGTAGAGAACATCCAGCGTTTCCTCAATGATTTTCCCGGCGCGCAGACCATTCGTCTGGAGCAGAACTACCGCTCGACCAGCAACATCCTTAGCGCGGCGAACGCTCTGATTGAGAATAATAATGGGCGTTTGGGTAAAAAGTTGTGGACTGACGGTGTTGACGGCGAACCGATATCGCTGTACTGCGCTTTCAACGAACTGGATGAAGCGCGCTTTGTGGTTAACCGCATCAAAACCTGGCAGGACAACGGCGGCGCGCTTGCGCAGTGCGCTATTCTCTATCGCAGCAACGCCCAGTCGCGCGTGCTGGAAGAAGCTTTGTTACAGGCCAGTATGCCGTACCGGATTTACGGCGGTATGCGCTTCTTCGAACGTCAGGAGATCAAAGATGCGCTCTCTTATCTGCGTTTGATTGCCAATCGCAACGATGATGCCGCGTTTGAACGCGTGGTGAATACCCCGACGCGCGGCATCGGCGACCGCACGCTGGACGTGGTGCGCCAAACCTCGCGCGATCGCCAGCTAACATTGTGGCAGGCGTGCCGTGAGTTGTTACAGGAGAAGGCATTGGCCGGGCGTGCGGCCAGCGCGCTACAACGCTTTATGGAGCTGATCGACGCCCTGGCGCAGGAGACCGCCGACATGCCGCTGCATGTGCAGACCGACCGGGTGATCAAAGACTCTGGCCTGCGCACAATGTATGAGCAAGAAAAAGGTGAGAAAGGCCAGACGCGCATCGAAAACTTAGAGGAACTGGTGACGGCGACGCGGCAGTTCAGCTACAACGACGAAGATGAAGATTTGATGCCGTTACAGGCTTTCCTTTCTCACGCGGCGCTGGAAGCGGGTGAGGGGCAGGCGGATACCTGGCAGGATGCGGTACAGCTCATGACGCTGCACTCGGCAAAAGGGCTGGAGTTTCCGCAGGTATTTATCGTCGGGATGGAAGAAGGGATGTTCCCCAGCCAGATGTCGTTGGATGAGGGTGGGCGTCTGGAAGAGGAACGTCGTCTGGCCTATGTCGGCGTAACGCGGGCGATGCAGAAGCTGACGTTAACTTACGCCGAAACGCGACGTCTGTACGGCAAAGAGGTCTACCATCGTCCGTCGCGTTTTATTGGCGAATTGCCGGAGGAGTGCGTGGAGGAGGTACGGTTACGCGCTACCGTCAGTCGTCCGGTGAGCCATCAACGAATGGGAACGCCGTTGGCGGAAAACGACACGGGCTATAAACTCGGCCAACGCGTGCGTCATGCCAAATTTGGCGAAGGCACTATCGTTAATCTGGAAGGTAGCGGCGAACATAGCCGGTTGCAGGTGGCTTTTCAGGGGCAAGGGATCAAATGGCTGGTTGCCGCGTATGCGAAGCTGGAAACGGTTTGA
- the rhtC_2 gene encoding threonine efflux system, which translates to MMMLFFTVAMVHIVALMSPGPDFFFVSQTAVSRSRKEAMMGVLGITCGVMVWAGVALLGLHLIIEKMAWLHTIIMVGGGLYLCWMGYQMLRGALKKQDAAAPSPHVELAQSGRSFLKGLLTNLSNPKAIIYFGSVFSLFVGDNVGAAARWGIFALITLETLAWFTVVASLFALPKMRRGYQRLAKWIDGFAGALFAGFGIHLIISR; encoded by the coding sequence ATGATGATGCTATTTTTCACTGTGGCGATGGTGCACATCGTTGCGCTAATGAGCCCTGGTCCCGACTTTTTCTTCGTATCTCAAACTGCCGTTAGTCGCTCGCGTAAAGAGGCGATGATGGGCGTGCTGGGTATTACCTGCGGCGTGATGGTATGGGCGGGCGTCGCGCTGCTTGGCCTGCATCTTATCATCGAAAAAATGGCCTGGCTGCATACGATCATTATGGTCGGCGGCGGCCTGTATCTGTGCTGGATGGGTTATCAGATGCTGCGCGGCGCGCTGAAAAAACAGGATGCGGCGGCGCCCTCTCCGCACGTTGAACTGGCGCAGAGCGGGCGCAGCTTTCTCAAAGGACTGTTGACCAATCTGTCGAATCCGAAAGCGATTATCTATTTTGGCTCCGTTTTTTCACTGTTTGTCGGCGATAATGTCGGTGCTGCGGCGCGCTGGGGTATTTTCGCGTTAATCACCCTGGAGACGCTGGCCTGGTTTACCGTGGTCGCCAGCCTGTTCGCGCTGCCGAAAATGCGCCGCGGCTATCAGCGTCTGGCGAAATGGATCGATGGCTTTGCCGGCGCTCTGTTTGCGGGCTTTGGCATTCACCTGATTATTTCGCGTTAA
- the recQ gene encoding ATP-dependent DNA helicase RecQ: MVNGVNVAQAEVLNLESGAKQVLQETFGYQQFRSGQEAIIDTALSGRDCLVVMPTGGGKSLCYQIPALLLDGLTVVVSPLISLMKDQVDQLLANGVAAACLNSTQSREQQLEVMAGCRTGQIRLLYIAPERLMLDNFLDHLAHWNPVLLAVDEAHCISQWGHDFRPEYAALGQLRQRFPALPFMALTATADDTTRLDIIRLLGLNDPLIQISSFDRPNIRYMLMEKFKPLDQLMRYVQEQRGKSGIIYCNSRAKVEDTAARLQSRGISAAAYHAGLENAIRADVQEKFQRDDLQIVVATVAFGMGINKPNVRFVVHFDIPRNIESYYQETGRAGRDGLPAEAMLFYDPADMAWLRRCLEEKPAGQLQDIERHKLNAMGAFAEAQTCRRLVLLNYFGEGRQEPCGNCDICLDPPKQYDGLNDAQIALSTIGRVNQRFGMGYVVEVIRGANNQRIRDFGHDKLKVYGMGREKSHEHWVSVIRQLIHLGLVMQNIAQHSALQLTDAARPVLRGDVPLKLAVPRIVALKPRVMQKSFGGNYDRKLFAKLRKLRKAIADEENIPPYVVFNDATLIEMAEQMPVSASEMLSVNGVGMRKLERFGKEFMALIRAHVDGDDEE; the protein is encoded by the coding sequence ATGGTGAACGGGGTTAATGTGGCGCAGGCGGAAGTGTTGAATCTGGAATCAGGGGCTAAACAGGTTTTGCAAGAAACCTTTGGCTACCAACAGTTTCGCTCGGGCCAGGAAGCGATTATTGATACTGCGCTCTCCGGTCGCGACTGCCTGGTCGTCATGCCCACCGGCGGCGGCAAATCTCTGTGCTATCAAATCCCTGCGTTGTTGCTGGATGGGTTGACCGTCGTCGTTTCGCCGCTGATCTCGTTGATGAAAGACCAGGTCGATCAGCTACTGGCGAACGGGGTGGCGGCAGCATGTCTGAACTCCACTCAAAGCCGCGAGCAGCAGCTTGAGGTGATGGCGGGGTGCCGTACCGGACAGATTCGTCTGCTGTATATTGCGCCGGAACGCCTGATGCTGGACAACTTTCTTGATCATCTGGCGCACTGGAATCCGGTATTGCTAGCGGTGGATGAGGCGCACTGTATCTCGCAATGGGGACATGATTTCCGTCCGGAATATGCGGCTCTCGGTCAGCTTCGCCAGCGTTTTCCCGCTTTGCCGTTTATGGCATTGACCGCCACCGCCGACGACACCACGCGCCTGGATATTATTCGTCTGCTTGGGCTTAACGATCCGTTAATCCAGATCAGTAGCTTTGACCGACCGAATATCCGCTACATGCTGATGGAAAAGTTTAAGCCGCTCGACCAGCTAATGCGCTATGTTCAGGAGCAACGCGGCAAGTCGGGTATCATCTACTGTAACAGCCGGGCGAAAGTGGAAGATACCGCTGCGCGCTTGCAAAGTCGCGGCATTAGCGCGGCGGCCTATCATGCGGGGCTGGAAAACGCTATTCGCGCCGATGTGCAGGAAAAATTTCAGCGCGACGATCTGCAAATCGTGGTGGCGACCGTCGCTTTCGGAATGGGCATAAACAAACCTAACGTACGTTTCGTCGTGCATTTCGATATCCCGCGCAATATTGAATCCTACTATCAAGAAACGGGCCGCGCCGGGCGCGACGGACTGCCTGCTGAAGCTATGCTATTTTACGATCCGGCGGATATGGCCTGGCTACGTCGTTGTCTGGAAGAGAAACCAGCCGGACAGCTTCAGGATATTGAACGACATAAACTGAATGCGATGGGCGCTTTTGCCGAAGCGCAAACCTGCCGTCGCCTGGTATTGCTTAATTACTTTGGCGAAGGCCGACAAGAACCGTGCGGTAACTGCGATATCTGTCTCGATCCGCCCAAACAATATGATGGCTTAAACGATGCCCAGATTGCGCTTTCTACCATTGGTCGGGTTAACCAGCGTTTTGGCATGGGCTACGTCGTCGAGGTGATCCGCGGCGCGAATAACCAACGCATCCGCGATTTCGGTCATGACAAACTCAAGGTTTATGGCATGGGACGCGAAAAGAGCCATGAGCACTGGGTGAGCGTGATTCGCCAGCTCATTCATCTGGGGCTGGTAATGCAAAATATTGCGCAGCACTCCGCATTACAGTTGACGGATGCCGCGCGTCCGGTGCTCCGTGGAGACGTTCCGCTGAAGCTTGCGGTGCCGCGCATCGTCGCCCTCAAACCCCGCGTGATGCAGAAATCGTTCGGCGGTAATTACGATCGCAAATTATTCGCTAAGTTGCGCAAACTACGTAAAGCTATCGCTGATGAAGAGAATATCCCGCCGTATGTGGTCTTTAATGACGCCACGCTGATAGAGATGGCGGAGCAGATGCCGGTTTCCGCCAGCGAGATGTTAAGCGTTAATGGGGTTGGGATGCGTAAACTGGAGCGCTTTGGCAAAGAATTTATGGCGCTCATCCGCGCGCATGTTGATGGTGATGACGAAGAGTAG
- the pldA gene encoding detergent-resistant phospholipase A, giving the protein MRAILSWLLPATLLPLAAYAQEATIKEVHDAPAVRGSIIANMLQEHDNPFTLYPYDTNYLIYTNTSDLNKEAIRTYNWSENARKDEVKFQLSLAFPLWRGILGPNSVLGASYTQKSWWQLSNSKESSPFRETNYEPQLFLGFATDYRFVGWTLRDVEMGYNHDSNGRSDPTSRSWNRLYTRLMAENGNWLVEVKPWYVIGSTDDNPDITKYMGYYQLKIGYHLGEAVLSAKGQYNWNTGYGGAELGLSYPVTKHVRLYTQVYSGYGESLIDYNFNQTRVGVGVMLNDIF; this is encoded by the coding sequence ATGCGGGCGATTTTGAGTTGGTTGTTGCCAGCCACGCTACTGCCACTAGCGGCATATGCACAAGAAGCTACGATAAAAGAGGTTCATGATGCGCCTGCAGTGCGGGGAAGTATCATCGCTAACATGCTACAGGAGCATGATAACCCTTTTACGCTTTACCCTTATGACACGAACTACTTGATCTACACGAACACCAGCGATCTGAACAAAGAGGCCATTCGGACCTACAACTGGTCTGAAAACGCACGTAAAGATGAAGTGAAATTTCAGTTGAGCCTGGCGTTTCCGCTGTGGCGCGGAATACTGGGACCAAACTCGGTACTGGGCGCTTCCTATACGCAGAAATCCTGGTGGCAGCTTTCCAACAGTAAAGAGTCTTCGCCGTTTCGCGAAACCAACTACGAACCGCAGCTTTTTCTTGGTTTTGCTACGGATTATCGCTTTGTCGGCTGGACGCTGCGCGACGTAGAGATGGGCTACAACCATGACTCTAACGGACGCTCTGACCCTACATCGCGTAGCTGGAACCGTCTGTATACCCGTCTGATGGCCGAAAACGGCAACTGGCTGGTAGAGGTCAAACCGTGGTACGTGATTGGCAGCACCGACGATAATCCGGACATCACCAAATATATGGGTTATTACCAGCTTAAAATCGGTTATCACCTGGGCGAGGCGGTGTTAAGCGCTAAAGGCCAGTATAACTGGAATACGGGCTACGGCGGCGCGGAGCTTGGATTAAGCTATCCGGTCACTAAACATGTTCGACTTTATACCCAGGTATACAGCGGCTATGGCGAATCGCTGATCGACTATAATTTTAATCAGACACGTGTCGGCGTCGGCGTGATGCTTAACGATATCTTCTGA
- a CDS encoding protein yigI: MSAVLTAEQALKLVGEMFVYHMPFNRALGLELERYEKAFAQLAFNNQPMMVGNWAQSILHGGVIASALDVAAGLVCVGSTLTRHETISEDELRQRLSRMGTIDLRVDYLRPGRGNRFTATSSLLRAGNKVAVARVELHNEDQLYIASATATYMVG; encoded by the coding sequence ATGTCCGCTGTACTTACCGCTGAACAAGCTCTGAAATTAGTGGGTGAAATGTTTGTCTACCACATGCCGTTTAATCGGGCGTTAGGGCTGGAGCTGGAACGCTATGAAAAAGCGTTCGCCCAACTGGCCTTTAACAACCAGCCGATGATGGTCGGCAACTGGGCGCAAAGCATTTTACACGGCGGCGTCATCGCCTCTGCGCTGGATGTCGCCGCCGGACTGGTATGCGTCGGCAGCACGCTAACTCGTCACGAAACCATCAGCGAAGATGAACTACGCCAGCGCCTGTCACGGATGGGAACGATTGACCTGCGCGTCGATTACCTGCGTCCAGGCAGAGGCAACCGCTTTACGGCCACCAGTAGCCTGCTGCGCGCAGGGAATAAAGTGGCCGTCGCCCGCGTGGAATTACACAATGAAGATCAGCTGTACATCGCCAGCGCCACCGCCACTTATATGGTGGGATAA
- the yfnB gene encoding 2-haloalkanoic acid dehalogenase yields MRFYRPLGRIAALTFDLDDTLYDNRPVILRTEQEALAFMQNYHPSLRSFQNVDLQRIRQAVREAEPEIYHDVTRWRHRAIEQAMRDAGLSAQEAIAGANAAMMHFAKWRSQIEVPQATHETLQRLAKKWPLVAITNGNAQPERFGLGDYFKFVLRAGPDGRSKPFSDMYFLAAEKLHVPIGDILHVGDDLTTDVAGAIRCGMQACWIKPEDADLMRTQDSRLLPHIEISRLASLTSLI; encoded by the coding sequence ATGCGTTTTTACCGGCCTTTGGGGCGTATTGCCGCGCTCACCTTTGACCTGGATGATACCCTTTATGATAACCGTCCGGTGATTTTGCGTACTGAGCAGGAAGCGCTCGCTTTTATGCAAAATTATCACCCGTCGCTACGTTCGTTTCAAAACGTCGATTTACAGCGGATACGGCAGGCGGTGCGTGAAGCGGAGCCGGAAATTTATCATGACGTTACCCGCTGGCGCCATCGCGCGATAGAGCAGGCCATGCGGGATGCGGGATTATCGGCGCAGGAGGCCATTGCCGGCGCCAATGCGGCGATGATGCATTTTGCCAAATGGCGCAGCCAGATTGAGGTTCCGCAGGCTACCCATGAGACGTTACAGCGGCTGGCGAAAAAATGGCCGCTGGTGGCGATCACTAATGGCAACGCCCAGCCGGAACGGTTTGGCCTCGGCGATTACTTTAAGTTTGTACTGCGCGCCGGCCCGGATGGGCGTTCCAAGCCGTTTAGCGACATGTATTTCCTGGCGGCGGAAAAACTGCATGTGCCGATCGGCGATATCCTCCATGTCGGCGACGATCTGACTACCGATGTGGCTGGCGCTATTCGCTGTGGGATGCAGGCCTGCTGGATTAAACCGGAAGATGCCGACCTGATGCGGACGCAGGACAGCCGTTTACTGCCGCATATCGAAATTTCGCGGTTGGCATCTCTCACCTCGCTGATATAA
- the corA gene encoding magnesium and cobalt transport protein has protein sequence MLSAFQLEKNRLTRLEVEESQTLIDAVWVDLVEPDDDERLRVQSELGQSLATRPELEDIEASARFFEDEDGLHIHSFFFFEDAEDHAGNSTVAFTIRDGRLFTLRERELPAFRLYRMRARSQAMVDGNAYELLLDLFETKIEQLADEIENIYSDLEKLSRVIMEGHQGDEYDEALSTLAELEDIGWKVRLCLMDTQRALNFLVRKARLPGGQLEQAREILRDIESLLPHNESLFQKVNFLMQAAMGFINIEQNRIIKIFSVVSVVFLPPTLVASSYGMNFEFMPELKWSFGYPGAIIFMILAGLAPYLYFKRKNWL, from the coding sequence ATGCTGAGCGCATTTCAACTGGAAAAAAACCGACTGACCCGGCTGGAAGTCGAGGAGTCACAAACCCTGATTGATGCCGTATGGGTCGATTTGGTCGAACCGGACGACGACGAGCGATTGCGCGTACAATCTGAGCTGGGCCAGAGTCTGGCGACGCGTCCTGAACTGGAAGATATCGAAGCATCCGCGCGCTTCTTTGAAGACGAAGACGGACTGCATATCCACTCCTTCTTCTTCTTCGAAGATGCGGAAGATCATGCCGGTAACTCTACGGTGGCATTCACTATTCGCGATGGCCGTCTGTTTACGCTGCGTGAACGCGAACTGCCCGCCTTCCGTTTGTATCGTATGCGCGCCCGTAGCCAGGCGATGGTGGATGGCAATGCTTACGAGTTACTCCTCGATCTGTTCGAAACCAAAATTGAACAGTTGGCGGATGAAATCGAAAATATCTACAGCGATCTGGAAAAACTGAGCCGCGTCATTATGGAAGGGCATCAGGGCGATGAATACGATGAAGCGCTCTCCACGTTGGCGGAGCTGGAAGATATTGGCTGGAAGGTACGCTTGTGTCTGATGGATACCCAGCGCGCGCTGAACTTCCTGGTGCGCAAAGCGCGCTTACCGGGTGGTCAACTGGAGCAGGCGCGCGAGATCCTGCGCGATATTGAATCCCTGTTGCCGCACAATGAATCGCTGTTCCAGAAGGTAAACTTCCTGATGCAGGCGGCGATGGGTTTCATCAACATCGAGCAGAACCGCATCATTAAAATCTTCTCGGTGGTTTCCGTGGTGTTTCTGCCGCCAACGCTGGTCGCTTCCAGCTATGGTATGAACTTCGAATTTATGCCGGAACTGAAATGGAGCTTTGGCTACCCTGGCGCGATTATCTTCATGATCCTCGCCGGGCTGGCGCCGTATCTCTACTTTAAGCGTAAGAACTGGCTGTGA
- the STY3288 gene encoding putative exported protein — protein MKNKCGKIALCLFLLAGAYNLWTLRPVKVLYAYSDFGSTVFLVVDHLPWTDKDKIRWYLTHREEFKRKYPLLDQDWSTYLVIDIGNGFTNAKDYHDGPYEDLYCFPTIKDDADCIVKDYLLIVDEYPDRNTRFGVTVIDGELEYQLTPEKQIERVFYP, from the coding sequence ATGAAGAATAAATGCGGAAAAATAGCGCTGTGTTTATTTTTGTTGGCTGGCGCTTATAATTTATGGACCCTGCGTCCGGTTAAAGTTCTGTATGCCTATTCAGATTTTGGCTCGACAGTTTTTCTGGTTGTGGATCATCTGCCATGGACTGACAAAGATAAAATCAGGTGGTACCTGACGCACCGGGAAGAATTTAAGAGGAAATATCCTTTACTGGATCAGGACTGGTCTACCTATCTTGTGATAGATATTGGCAACGGCTTTACTAATGCTAAAGATTATCACGATGGGCCATATGAAGATTTATATTGCTTTCCAACCATTAAGGATGATGCTGATTGTATCGTGAAAGATTACTTATTAATCGTTGATGAGTATCCTGATAGGAATACTCGTTTTGGTGTAACCGTTATTGATGGCGAGCTTGAGTACCAGTTAACGCCCGAGAAACAAATAGAGAGAGTTTTCTATCCATAA
- the rhtB gene encoding homoserine/homoserine lactone efflux protein gives MTFEWWFAYLLTSTLLSLSPGSGAINTMTTSINHGYRGAAASIAGLQTGLGIHIVLVGVGLGTLFSRSLIAFEILKWAGAAYLIWLGIQQWRAAGAIDLHTLAQTQSRGRLFKRAVFVNLTNPKSIVFLAALFPQFIMPQQPQLAQYLILGVTTIVVDMIVMTGYATLAQRIAAWIKGPKQMKALNKAFGSLFMLVGALLASARHA, from the coding sequence ATGACCTTTGAATGGTGGTTCGCCTATCTGCTGACCTCAACGCTGTTGAGTCTTTCTCCGGGTTCTGGCGCCATTAATACCATGACGACGTCCATCAACCATGGATATCGTGGCGCAGCGGCTTCTATCGCTGGACTCCAGACCGGGCTGGGGATACATATCGTACTGGTAGGCGTCGGATTGGGTACGCTCTTTTCACGCTCGCTTATCGCTTTTGAAATTCTGAAATGGGCTGGCGCGGCTTATCTTATCTGGCTGGGTATCCAGCAGTGGCGCGCCGCAGGCGCTATCGATCTGCATACCCTCGCCCAGACGCAATCGCGGGGCCGGTTGTTCAAACGTGCGGTCTTTGTCAATCTAACCAATCCCAAAAGCATTGTCTTTCTTGCCGCCCTGTTTCCGCAATTCATCATGCCGCAGCAACCGCAACTGGCGCAGTACCTCATTCTTGGCGTCACCACCATTGTGGTCGATATGATTGTGATGACCGGTTACGCCACGCTGGCGCAACGCATCGCCGCCTGGATTAAAGGACCAAAGCAGATGAAAGCGCTGAATAAAGCGTTTGGTTCGTTGTTTATGCTGGTAGGCGCGCTCCTGGCGTCGGCAAGACATGCGTGA